A DNA window from Caretta caretta isolate rCarCar2 chromosome 7, rCarCar1.hap1, whole genome shotgun sequence contains the following coding sequences:
- the ZDHHC6 gene encoding palmitoyltransferase ZDHHC6 gives MGALCSVIRFENLQELKRLCHWGPIIALGVIAICSTMAMIDAVMWYWPLDTTGGSVNFIMLINWTVMILYNYFNAMFIGPGYVPLGWKPEKSQDCMYVQYCKVCQSYKAPRSHHCRKCNRCVMKMDHHCPWINNCCGYQNHASFTLFLLLAPLGCIHASFIFVMTMYTQLYNRISFGWNSVKIDMSAAKRDPLPIIPFGLSAFAASLFALGLALGTTIAVGMLFIIQMKVILRNKTSIESWIEDKAKDRIQYYKTGEIFIFPYDMGSKWKNFKQVFTWSGIPEGDGLEWPVRESCHQYTLTIEQLKQKADKRVRSVRYRAVEDYSGACCPVTKGVKTFFTTPCTEEPRIALWKGDLILATRGLKHWMYGDKVLDSTADAGMRVRGWFPRKCVEKCLYDSEMDQPLDGEKKNR, from the exons ATGGGTGCACTGTGTTCAGTTATCAGGTTTGAGAATCTCCAGGAACTGAAGAGACTCTGTCACTGGGGCCCCATCATAGCCCTTGGTGTGATAGCAATATGTTCTACTATGGCTATGATAGATGCTGTTATGTGGTATTGGCCTTTGGACACAACAGGAGGAAGTGTGAATTTCATCATGCTCATAAACTGGACTGTCATGATTCTTTACAATTACTTCAATGCCATGTTTATTGGCCCTGGATATGTTCCTTTAGGATGGAAACCG GAAAAATCTCAGGACTGCATGTATGTCCAGTACTGTAAAGTGTGCCAGTCTTACAAGGCACCACGTTCACACCACTGCCGAAAATGTAACAG gTGTGTGATGAAAATGGACCATCATTGTCCGTGGATCAATAATTGTTGTGGATATCAGAATCACGCATCCTTCACTCTGTTTCTCCTTTTAGCTCCACTTGGATGTATCCATGCTTCTTTCATTTTTGTTATGACCATGTACACTCAGCTTTATAACAGG ATATCTTTTGGGTGGAATTCTGTAAAGATTGATATGAGTGCAGCCAAAAGAGACCCACTTCCTATTATTCCTTTTGGATTGTCTGCATTTGCTGCATCTTTATTCGCGTTGGGACTGGCATTAGGAACAACCATAGCAGTTGGTATGTTGTTTATTATCCAG aTGAAAGTCATTCTGAGGAATAAAACTTCAATCGAATCATGGATTGAAGATAAG GCCAAAGACAGAATCCAATATTACAAAACgggagagatttttatttttccttatgaCATGGGAAGTAAATGGAAGAACTTCAAACAAGTGTTTACGTGGTCAGGGATTCCTGAGGGAGATGGCCTCGAATGGCCAGTAAGAGAAAGCTGTCATCAATATACTTTGACA ATAGAGCAATTGAAACAAAAAGCAGACAAGCGAGTAAGAAGT GTGCGGTACCGAGCAGTAGAAGATTACAGTGGTGCCTGCTGCCCTGTGACTAAAGGTGTTAAAACATTCTTCACAACCCCATGCACTGAAGAACCAAGAATTGCACTGTGGAAGGGGGATCTGATTTTGGCCACTAGAGGCTTAAA ACACTGGATGTATGGAGACAAAGTTCTTGACTCAACTGCTGACG CTGGAATGAGAGTCAGAGGCTGGTTCCCAAGGAAATGTGTGGAAAAATGCCTGTATGACTCTGAAATGGATCAACCATTGGatggagagaagaaaaatagATAG